One part of the Micrococcus sp. 2A genome encodes these proteins:
- the yidD gene encoding membrane protein insertion efficiency factor YidD, translating into MATASSPFTVREPAREWGPLRALPSTLFAWVIMAWRFAVSPLYGQVCRYFPSCSAYGLEAVHVHGAAKGSLLTARRIASCHPWADGGVDPVPPGRRVWPPGRQPRIISLNHPPVPPDPQPED; encoded by the coding sequence ATGGCCACCGCCTCCTCACCGTTCACGGTGCGCGAGCCCGCGCGGGAATGGGGACCCCTCCGCGCCCTGCCCTCCACGCTGTTCGCGTGGGTCATCATGGCCTGGCGGTTCGCCGTCTCGCCCCTGTACGGGCAGGTGTGCCGGTACTTCCCCAGCTGCTCCGCCTACGGCCTCGAGGCCGTCCACGTGCACGGGGCCGCGAAGGGGAGTCTGCTCACCGCTCGTCGGATCGCCAGCTGCCACCCGTGGGCGGACGGCGGGGTGGACCCCGTGCCGCCAGGCCGACGCGTGTGGCCGCCGGGCCGGCAGCCCCGGATCATCTCCCTGAACCACCCTCCCGTCCCACCCGACCCTCAGCCGGAGGATTGA